A stretch of Pseudomonas sp. LS.1a DNA encodes these proteins:
- the tyrS gene encoding tyrosine--tRNA ligase, whose amino-acid sequence MKSVEEQLALIKRGAEEVLVESELVEKLKRGQPLRIKAGFDPTAPDLHLGHTVLINKLRQFQDLGHQVIFLIGDFTGMIGDPSGKSATRPPLTREQVLENAETYKQQVFKILDPAKTEVAFNSTWMDKLTPADFIRLASQYTVARMLERDDFDKRYTTNQPIAIHEFLYPLVQGYDSVALKADVELGGTDQKFNLLMGRELQRAYGQEAQNIVTMPLLEGLDGVKKMSKSLGNYVGIQEAPGVMYSKLVSIPDTLMWRYFELLSFRSMEEIEQFRADVANGANPRDIKIKLAEEIVARFHGEEAAANAHRAAGNRMKEGELPEDLPEVEVAAAESLPIAAVLNRAGLVKNSAQARDLLSGGAVKVDGVVVDREFMFALGATHVCQAGKKSFARVTLKAE is encoded by the coding sequence ATGAAGTCGGTTGAAGAGCAGCTGGCGCTTATCAAGCGCGGTGCGGAAGAAGTACTGGTCGAGTCGGAACTGGTGGAGAAGCTCAAGCGCGGCCAACCTCTGCGCATCAAGGCCGGCTTCGACCCGACCGCGCCTGACCTGCACCTTGGGCACACGGTGCTGATCAACAAGCTGCGCCAGTTCCAGGATCTGGGGCACCAGGTCATCTTCCTGATCGGTGACTTCACCGGCATGATCGGCGACCCGAGCGGCAAGAGCGCCACGCGCCCGCCGCTGACCCGCGAGCAGGTGCTGGAAAACGCCGAGACCTACAAGCAGCAAGTGTTCAAGATCCTCGACCCGGCCAAGACCGAGGTCGCGTTCAACTCCACCTGGATGGACAAGCTGACCCCGGCCGACTTCATTCGTCTGGCGTCGCAGTACACCGTGGCGCGCATGCTCGAGCGCGATGATTTCGACAAGCGCTACACTACCAACCAGCCGATCGCCATCCACGAGTTCCTGTACCCGCTGGTGCAGGGCTATGATTCGGTGGCGCTGAAGGCGGATGTCGAGCTGGGTGGTACTGACCAGAAGTTCAACCTGCTGATGGGGCGCGAACTGCAGCGCGCCTATGGCCAGGAAGCGCAGAACATCGTGACCATGCCGCTGCTCGAAGGGCTCGACGGTGTGAAGAAGATGTCCAAGTCGCTGGGTAACTATGTAGGTATCCAGGAAGCGCCGGGGGTGATGTACAGCAAGCTGGTATCGATCCCGGATACGTTGATGTGGCGCTACTTCGAGCTGCTGAGCTTCCGTTCGATGGAAGAGATCGAGCAGTTCCGTGCCGATGTTGCCAATGGCGCCAACCCGCGGGACATCAAGATCAAGCTGGCCGAAGAGATCGTTGCGCGCTTCCATGGTGAGGAGGCTGCGGCCAATGCTCACCGCGCTGCGGGTAACCGTATGAAGGAAGGTGAGCTGCCGGAAGACCTGCCGGAAGTCGAAGTGGCTGCGGCGGAAAGCCTGCCGATTGCTGCCGTGCTGAACCGGGCTGGCCTGGTGAAGAACTCGGCGCAGGCGCGGGACTTGCTGAGTGGTGGTGCGGTCAAGGTTGATGGTGTGGTGGTTGATCGCGAATTCATGTTTGCGCTGGGTGCGACGCATGTGTGCCAGGCGGGCAAGAAGTCGTTTGCGCGGGTTACCTTGAAGGCTGAGTGA
- the birA gene encoding bifunctional biotin--[acetyl-CoA-carboxylase] ligase/biotin operon repressor BirA codes for MLKLLNLLKDGRFHSGEALGAALGVSRSAVWKQLQHLESELNLTIHKVRGRGYQLAAPLALLDAQAIAGFAEGEQWPVFIHETIDSTNAEGLRLAGEGQTAPFLVLAERQSAGRGRRGRQWVSPFAENLYYSLVLRVDGGMRQLEGLSLVVGLAVMRTLQAFGVKDVGLKWPNDVLVRGQKITGILLELVGDPADVCHVVLGIGINVNMQTNDQVDQVWTSMRREVGATIDRNRLVALLSQQLQHELARHRRYGFAAFQEEWEQAHLWQGCKVSLVAGSTRIDGVVLGVDGQGGLRLEVDGVEKSFSGGELSLRLRDDS; via the coding sequence ATGCTGAAGTTGTTGAATCTCCTCAAGGATGGTCGGTTCCATTCCGGAGAAGCTCTGGGGGCAGCCCTCGGGGTGAGTCGCAGCGCCGTTTGGAAGCAGCTGCAGCACCTGGAGAGCGAGCTGAACCTCACCATTCACAAGGTTCGTGGGCGCGGCTACCAGCTGGCAGCGCCACTGGCTTTGCTCGATGCCCAGGCGATCGCCGGGTTTGCCGAAGGCGAGCAGTGGCCCGTTTTCATCCATGAAACCATCGATTCGACTAACGCCGAAGGCCTGCGGCTCGCCGGGGAAGGGCAGACCGCTCCATTTTTGGTCCTGGCCGAGCGCCAGAGCGCTGGCCGTGGTCGGCGCGGTCGGCAGTGGGTCAGCCCGTTTGCCGAAAACCTCTATTACAGCCTGGTACTCCGTGTGGATGGTGGCATGCGCCAGCTTGAGGGCTTGAGCCTGGTGGTGGGGTTGGCAGTAATGCGTACCCTGCAGGCGTTCGGGGTAAAGGATGTGGGGCTCAAATGGCCCAACGATGTCCTCGTTCGGGGGCAGAAGATCACCGGCATTCTCCTGGAGTTGGTGGGTGACCCGGCAGATGTCTGTCATGTGGTGCTGGGTATCGGCATCAATGTGAACATGCAGACCAACGATCAGGTCGACCAGGTGTGGACCTCGATGCGGCGTGAGGTGGGTGCGACAATCGACCGTAACCGGCTGGTAGCGTTACTCAGTCAGCAGCTGCAACACGAATTGGCACGGCATCGTCGCTACGGTTTTGCCGCATTCCAGGAAGAATGGGAGCAGGCGCATCTCTGGCAGGGCTGCAAGGTTTCTCTGGTTGCGGGTAGTACGCGCATTGATGGCGTGGTTCTTGGCGTCGACGGGCAGGGCGGCTTGCGCCTTGAGGTGGACGGGGTGGAAAAGAGCTTCAGTGGTGGTGAGCTCAGTTTGAGGTTGCGTGATGATTCTTGA
- a CDS encoding pantothenate kinase: MILELDCGNSFIKWRVIHVADAAIESGGIVDSDQALVAEVAALASVRLTGCRIVSVRSEEENDALCAMIAQAFAVQARVAHPAQEMAGVRNGYDDYQRLGMDRWLAALGAFHLAKGACLVIDLGTAAKADFVAADGEHLGGYICPGMPLMRSQLRTHTRRIRYDDASAERALASLAPGRSTVEAVERGCVLMLQGFARTQLEQARTLWGEDFTVFLTGGDAPLVREAVPQARVVPDLVFVGLAMACPLD, encoded by the coding sequence ATGATTCTTGAGCTCGATTGCGGTAACAGCTTCATCAAGTGGCGGGTAATCCATGTTGCTGATGCGGCGATTGAAAGCGGTGGTATCGTCGATTCCGATCAGGCGCTGGTGGCCGAAGTGGCTGCACTGGCTTCGGTGCGTCTTACCGGCTGCCGCATTGTCAGTGTGCGCAGTGAGGAAGAAAACGACGCGCTTTGCGCGATGATTGCCCAGGCGTTTGCAGTGCAGGCCCGTGTGGCGCACCCGGCCCAGGAAATGGCAGGTGTGCGCAATGGCTATGACGACTACCAGCGCCTGGGCATGGACCGTTGGTTGGCGGCGCTGGGAGCATTTCACCTGGCCAAGGGCGCCTGCCTGGTGATTGATCTGGGGACCGCTGCAAAAGCGGATTTCGTTGCGGCGGACGGCGAGCACCTGGGTGGCTACATCTGCCCGGGTATGCCATTGATGCGTAGCCAGTTGCGTACCCACACCCGGCGTATCCGTTATGACGATGCCTCCGCCGAGCGTGCATTGGCCAGCCTTGCGCCAGGGCGCTCGACTGTCGAGGCCGTCGAGCGCGGTTGCGTGTTGATGCTCCAGGGTTTTGCGCGTACCCAGCTCGAGCAGGCACGTACGTTGTGGGGGGAGGATTTCACGGTATTCCTTACAGGTGGCGACGCGCCGCTGGTAAGGGAGGCCGTGCCGCAGGCGCGTGTCGTGCCTGACCTGGTTTTCGTAGGCCTGGCCATGGCCTGCCCATTGGATTGA
- the tuf gene encoding elongation factor Tu produces MAKEKFDRSLPHVNVGTIGHVDHGKTTLTAALTRVCSEVFGSAVVEFDKIDSAPEEKARGITINTAHVEYNSNIRHYAHVDCPGHADYVKNMITGAAQMDGAILVCSAADGPMPQTREHILLSRQVGVPYIVVFLNKADLVDDAELLELVEMEVRDLLSTYDFPGDDTPIIIGSARMALEGKDDNEMGTTAVKKLVETLDAYIPEPVRAVDQPFLMPIEDVFSISGRGTVVTGRIERGIVRVQDPLEIVGLRETSTTTCTGVEMFRKLLDEGRAGENCGVLLRGTKRDDVERGQVLVKPGSVKPHTKFTAEVYVLSKEEGGRHTPFFKGYRPQFYFRTTDVTGNCELPEGVEMVMPGDNIQMTVTLIKTIAMEDGLRFAIREGGRTVGAGVVAKIIE; encoded by the coding sequence ATGGCTAAGGAAAAGTTTGATCGTTCCCTTCCCCACGTTAACGTCGGCACTATCGGCCACGTTGACCACGGTAAGACCACTCTGACCGCAGCTCTGACTCGCGTCTGCTCCGAAGTTTTCGGTTCGGCAGTCGTTGAGTTCGACAAGATCGACTCGGCTCCGGAAGAAAAAGCGCGCGGTATCACCATCAACACCGCTCACGTCGAGTACAACTCGAACATTCGTCACTACGCTCACGTTGACTGCCCAGGTCACGCTGACTACGTGAAGAACATGATCACCGGTGCTGCCCAGATGGACGGCGCGATCCTGGTTTGCTCGGCCGCCGATGGTCCGATGCCACAAACCCGTGAGCACATCCTGCTGTCCCGTCAGGTAGGCGTTCCTTACATCGTGGTCTTCCTGAACAAGGCTGACCTGGTAGACGACGCTGAGCTGCTGGAACTGGTCGAGATGGAAGTTCGCGACCTGCTGTCCACCTACGACTTCCCAGGCGACGACACCCCGATCATCATCGGTTCGGCTCGTATGGCCCTGGAAGGCAAAGACGACAACGAAATGGGTACTACCGCTGTCAAGAAGCTGGTAGAAACTCTGGATGCCTATATCCCTGAGCCAGTTCGTGCCGTTGACCAGCCGTTCCTGATGCCGATCGAAGACGTATTCTCGATCTCGGGTCGTGGTACCGTTGTTACCGGTCGTATCGAGCGTGGTATCGTCCGCGTTCAGGATCCGCTGGAAATCGTTGGTCTGCGTGAAACTTCGACCACCACCTGCACCGGTGTCGAAATGTTCCGCAAGCTGCTGGACGAAGGCCGTGCTGGCGAGAACTGCGGCGTTCTGCTGCGTGGTACCAAGCGTGACGACGTTGAGCGTGGCCAGGTTCTGGTCAAGCCAGGTTCGGTCAAGCCGCACACCAAGTTCACCGCAGAAGTCTACGTTCTGTCGAAGGAAGAAGGCGGTCGTCACACTCCGTTCTTCAAAGGCTACCGTCCTCAGTTCTACTTCCGTACCACTGACGTGACCGGTAACTGCGAACTGCCGGAAGGCGTTGAAATGGTAATGCCAGGTGACAACATTCAGATGACTGTCACCCTGATCAAGACCATCGCAATGGAAGACGGTCTGCGCTTCGCTATCCGTGAAGGCGGTCGTACCGTCGGCGCCGGCGTCGTAGCAAAAATTATTGAATAA
- the secE gene encoding preprotein translocase subunit SecE: MTPKTEAQESRFDLFKWLAVVALVVVGVVGNQYYSASPILYRVLALLVLAAVAGFVALQTAKGKSFFALAKEARTEIRKVVWPTRQETTQTTLIVVAVVLVMALLLWGLDSLLGWAVSLIVG; this comes from the coding sequence ATGACTCCCAAAACTGAAGCCCAAGAATCGCGTTTTGATCTGTTCAAGTGGCTGGCTGTAGTGGCTTTGGTGGTTGTCGGCGTAGTGGGTAATCAGTATTACTCCGCCTCCCCGATCCTGTATCGCGTCCTCGCACTTCTCGTCCTGGCTGCTGTCGCGGGCTTTGTAGCTCTGCAGACTGCGAAGGGCAAGTCGTTCTTTGCGCTGGCGAAGGAAGCTCGTACCGAGATTCGTAAAGTCGTGTGGCCGACCCGCCAGGAAACCACCCAGACCACGCTGATTGTCGTGGCTGTCGTGCTGGTTATGGCACTGCTGCTGTGGGGTCTTGATTCCCTGCTCGGCTGGGCGGTCTCCTTGATCGTTGGCTAA
- the nusG gene encoding transcription termination/antitermination protein NusG, with protein sequence MAKRWYVVHAYSGYEKHVMRSLIERVKLAGMEDDFGEILVPTEEVVEMRNGQKRKSERKFFPGYVLVQMEMNEGTWHLVKDTPRVMGFIGGTADKPAPITDKEAEAILRRVADGSDKPKPKTLFEPGEVVRVIDGPFADFNGSVEEVNYEKSRLQVAVLIFGRSTPVELEFSQVEKV encoded by the coding sequence GTGGCTAAGCGTTGGTATGTTGTGCATGCTTACTCGGGTTACGAGAAGCATGTAATGCGCTCCCTGATCGAGCGCGTCAAGCTGGCTGGCATGGAAGACGATTTCGGCGAGATCCTGGTCCCGACCGAAGAAGTCGTCGAAATGCGCAACGGCCAGAAGCGCAAGAGTGAGCGTAAATTCTTCCCTGGCTATGTACTGGTCCAGATGGAGATGAACGAAGGGACTTGGCACTTGGTCAAGGACACCCCTCGTGTGATGGGCTTTATTGGCGGTACTGCAGACAAGCCTGCGCCGATCACCGATAAAGAAGCTGAGGCTATCCTGCGTCGCGTTGCTGACGGTAGCGACAAGCCGAAGCCGAAGACGCTGTTCGAGCCGGGTGAAGTGGTTCGAGTCATTGACGGTCCGTTCGCTGACTTCAATGGTAGTGTCGAAGAGGTTAACTACGAAAAGAGTCGCCTGCAGGTGGCGGTACTCATTTTCGGTCGCTCTACTCCGGTGGAGCTCGAGTTCAGCCAGGTCGAAAAGGTCTAG
- the rplK gene encoding 50S ribosomal protein L11: protein MAKKIQAYIKLQVKAGQANPSPPVGPALGQHGVNIMEFCKAFNARTQGQEAGLPTPVIITVYSDRSFTFETKSTPASVLLKKAAGLTSGSARPNTVKVGTVTRAQLEDIAKAKQADLTAADLDAAVRTIAGSARSMGLNVEGV from the coding sequence ATGGCTAAGAAGATTCAGGCTTACATCAAGCTGCAAGTTAAGGCCGGCCAGGCCAACCCAAGCCCACCCGTTGGTCCAGCACTGGGTCAACACGGTGTGAACATCATGGAATTCTGCAAGGCCTTCAACGCCCGTACCCAGGGTCAAGAAGCCGGTCTGCCGACTCCTGTGATCATCACTGTCTACAGCGACCGTAGCTTCACCTTCGAGACCAAGAGCACCCCTGCCTCGGTTCTGCTGAAGAAAGCTGCTGGCCTGACCAGTGGTTCGGCTCGTCCGAACACCGTTAAAGTCGGTACCGTTACCCGTGCTCAGCTGGAAGACATCGCGAAAGCCAAACAGGCTGACCTGACTGCCGCTGACCTGGACGCTGCTGTACGCACCATCGCTGGCTCTGCCCGCAGCATGGGCCTGAACGTGGAGGGTGTGTAA
- the rplA gene encoding 50S ribosomal protein L1 — protein sequence MAKLTKRQKAIAEKIEAGKAYNFEEAATLLASLPAAKFVESYDIAVNLGVDPRKSDQVVRSATVLPHGTGKTVRVAVFTQGPAAEAALAAGADRVGMDDLAAEMKGGDLNYDVVIASPDAMRVVGQLGQVLGPRGLMPNPKVGTVTPDVAGAVKNAKAGQVRYRTDKNGIIHTSVGKVGFEAGKLKENVEALIADLKRIKPASSKGIYVKRVTLSTTMGPGLVIDQSSLNV from the coding sequence ATGGCTAAGCTGACCAAACGCCAAAAGGCAATCGCCGAGAAAATCGAAGCAGGCAAGGCCTACAACTTCGAAGAAGCGGCCACTCTGCTGGCTTCGCTGCCGGCTGCCAAGTTCGTAGAGTCCTACGACATCGCCGTTAACCTCGGTGTTGACCCGCGTAAATCCGACCAGGTCGTACGTAGCGCTACTGTGCTGCCACACGGCACTGGCAAGACCGTTCGCGTTGCCGTCTTCACCCAGGGCCCAGCTGCTGAAGCCGCTCTGGCTGCCGGCGCTGACCGCGTAGGTATGGACGATCTGGCTGCCGAAATGAAAGGCGGCGACCTGAACTATGACGTCGTCATCGCATCGCCTGATGCCATGCGTGTCGTAGGTCAGCTGGGTCAGGTTCTGGGTCCTCGCGGCCTGATGCCTAACCCGAAAGTTGGTACCGTGACCCCAGACGTAGCCGGCGCCGTCAAGAACGCCAAGGCTGGTCAGGTTCGCTACCGTACCGACAAGAACGGTATCATCCACACCTCCGTTGGCAAGGTCGGCTTCGAAGCTGGCAAGCTGAAGGAAAACGTTGAAGCCCTGATCGCTGATCTGAAGCGTATCAAGCCAGCTTCCTCGAAAGGTATCTACGTCAAGCGCGTTACCCTGAGCACCACCATGGGCCCAGGTCTGGTCATCGATCAGAGCTCGCTGAACGTGTAA
- the rplJ gene encoding 50S ribosomal protein L10: MAIKLEDKKAIVAEVNEAAKVALSAVVADARGVTVGAMTGLRKEAREAGVYVRVVRNTLLKRAVEGTEFSILNDAFKGPTLIAFSNEHPGAAARLFKEFAKGQDKFEIKAAAFDGKFLAANQIDVLATLPTRDEAIAQLMSVIQGATSKLARTLAALRDQKEAAAA; encoded by the coding sequence GTGGCAATTAAACTCGAAGACAAGAAGGCCATCGTCGCTGAAGTCAACGAGGCTGCCAAAGTCGCTCTGTCCGCTGTCGTGGCTGATGCCCGTGGTGTGACTGTAGGCGCAATGACCGGACTCCGTAAAGAGGCCCGCGAAGCTGGCGTTTACGTACGTGTCGTACGTAACACCCTGCTGAAGCGCGCTGTTGAAGGCACCGAATTCTCGATCCTCAACGACGCGTTCAAAGGCCCGACCCTGATTGCTTTCTCCAACGAACACCCGGGCGCTGCTGCTCGTCTGTTCAAAGAGTTCGCCAAGGGTCAGGACAAGTTCGAGATCAAGGCAGCTGCGTTTGACGGCAAGTTCCTTGCCGCTAACCAGATCGACGTGCTGGCAACCCTGCCAACTCGCGACGAGGCTATCGCACAGCTGATGAGCGTGATCCAAGGTGCAACCAGCAAGCTGGCTCGTACCCTGGCAGCTCTGCGCGACCAGAAAGAAGCTGCTGCTGCCTAA
- the rplL gene encoding 50S ribosomal protein L7/L12: MSLTNEQIIEAIGQKTVLEIVELIKAMEETFGVTAAAAVAAGPAVAAAAAEEQTEFNVVLTEAGDKKVNVIKAVRELTGLGLKEAKEKVDGAPQVIAEGVSKEAAEDAKKKLEEAGAKVELK, from the coding sequence ATGTCTCTGACTAACGAACAAATCATCGAAGCGATCGGCCAGAAAACTGTTCTGGAAATTGTTGAACTGATCAAAGCGATGGAAGAAACCTTCGGCGTTACCGCTGCTGCCGCTGTTGCCGCTGGCCCAGCTGTTGCTGCCGCTGCTGCTGAAGAGCAGACCGAGTTCAACGTCGTTCTGACCGAAGCTGGCGACAAGAAAGTAAACGTGATCAAGGCCGTTCGTGAACTGACCGGTCTGGGCCTGAAAGAAGCCAAAGAGAAAGTCGACGGCGCTCCTCAGGTTATCGCTGAAGGCGTTTCGAAAGAAGCCGCTGAAGACGCGAAGAAGAAGCTGGAAGAAGCTGGCGCTAAAGTCGAGCTGAAGTAA